In a genomic window of Hyalangium gracile:
- a CDS encoding TolB-like translocation protein: MQLRRLVVMGALVALSVVGCKRGDSGGGGGGGSGGSGAASGKGAVVGGLGTLLAPGMAADLRVSPDGQFATYLLEAKKPRLDGVPPQMLLGELHVVPVVGGSSRKVGEGVTNVPGGQLFSKDAHYLFFLNGYNPANQAGALHVLSLAEPTAEPVKLGEQVSYMLPSPDGKLLAFVDGGVLKLGALPAGPFQDVGGEVSTVQFTPDGKTLFFRRRLVAAGGLAAVSVDKPAAPQKLGDYVGDYEVASDGKHIAWQVRSEAERGMYDLHVAAVADLKPRKVSTGTKIFGFSKDGKWLARTENGKPEQLGDLYVGPADGSPGRKVGERVEEFAFSPDSKAVAMLEKYDVSARAGLMTVAALPDGAPQRVGDRVPNFTWGADGRYVAFLSRFLKPIYSVDLMLYPVGAEKAEKVQAGVFGYGFTPGNAEVYFRTNCIREGRACDFKAVDLNQARAEPATWLQGIFSYKLASDGKRFLVTYARMDSDTYDVAVYDTKSKARKTLDQRVQIPVHFGGDGDSHAVYLVTQGGKPGVYAAPATP; the protein is encoded by the coding sequence ATGCAGCTTCGCCGACTCGTCGTGATGGGAGCGCTAGTGGCGCTCTCGGTGGTGGGATGCAAGCGCGGTGACTCCGGAGGCGGAGGCGGAGGCGGCTCGGGAGGCAGCGGCGCGGCGAGCGGCAAGGGCGCGGTGGTGGGCGGGCTGGGCACGCTGCTGGCGCCCGGCATGGCGGCGGACCTGCGGGTGTCACCGGATGGCCAGTTCGCCACGTACCTGCTCGAGGCGAAGAAGCCGCGGCTGGACGGCGTGCCTCCGCAGATGCTGCTGGGCGAGCTGCACGTGGTGCCGGTGGTGGGGGGCTCCTCGCGCAAGGTGGGGGAGGGCGTCACCAACGTGCCGGGCGGGCAGCTCTTTTCGAAGGACGCGCACTACCTGTTCTTCCTCAACGGCTACAACCCGGCGAACCAGGCGGGCGCGCTGCACGTGCTGTCGCTCGCCGAGCCCACCGCCGAGCCGGTGAAGCTGGGCGAGCAGGTTTCCTACATGCTGCCGAGCCCGGACGGCAAGCTGCTGGCCTTCGTGGACGGCGGGGTGCTGAAGCTGGGCGCGCTGCCGGCCGGGCCCTTCCAGGACGTGGGCGGCGAGGTGTCCACCGTGCAGTTCACCCCGGACGGCAAGACGCTGTTCTTCCGGCGCCGGCTGGTGGCCGCCGGTGGGCTGGCCGCGGTGTCGGTGGACAAGCCCGCGGCGCCGCAGAAGCTGGGCGACTACGTGGGCGACTACGAGGTGGCCTCGGACGGCAAGCACATCGCGTGGCAGGTGCGCAGCGAGGCCGAGCGCGGCATGTACGATCTGCATGTCGCGGCCGTGGCGGACCTGAAGCCCCGGAAGGTGTCCACGGGGACGAAGATCTTCGGCTTCTCCAAGGACGGGAAGTGGCTGGCGCGCACGGAGAACGGCAAGCCGGAGCAGCTCGGAGACTTGTACGTGGGCCCGGCGGACGGCAGCCCCGGGCGCAAGGTGGGCGAGCGGGTGGAGGAGTTCGCCTTCTCCCCGGACTCGAAGGCCGTGGCCATGCTGGAGAAGTACGATGTGTCCGCGCGCGCGGGCCTGATGACGGTGGCGGCGCTGCCGGACGGGGCGCCCCAGCGCGTGGGAGATCGCGTCCCCAACTTCACCTGGGGCGCGGATGGCAGGTACGTGGCCTTCCTCTCGCGCTTCCTCAAGCCCATCTACTCGGTGGACCTGATGCTCTACCCGGTGGGCGCCGAGAAGGCCGAGAAGGTCCAGGCGGGCGTGTTCGGCTACGGCTTCACCCCGGGCAACGCGGAGGTCTACTTCCGCACCAACTGCATCCGAGAGGGCAGGGCCTGTGACTTCAAGGCGGTGGACCTGAACCAGGCTCGGGCCGAGCCGGCCACCTGGCTCCAGGGCATCTTCAGCTACAAGCTGGCCAGCGACGGCAAGCGGTTCCTCGTCACCTACGCCCGGATGGACTCGGACACGTACGACGTGGCCGTCTACGACACGAAGAGCAAGGCCCGGAAGACGCTCGACCAGCGGGTGCAGATCCCCGTGCACTTCGGGGGAGATGGGGACTCGCACGCCGTGTACCTCGTGACGCAGGGCGGCAAGCCCGGCGTGTACGCGGCTCCCGCGACACCGTGA
- a CDS encoding DcrB-related protein, with translation MNSRTMNHGNLQLSLPDGWSDATRIVASGPVEDGFRSSLAYTTEPLRPRETPPQFAQRMLGVLKSSSEQFQLVGERPATFGILGGFLREYTHMVGGVKVAQLQFYVVREGVVHMFTFTQKAERMQATRHVAEKLFASASLGAAPSASAPASAGAPPMRARPSRYIEPRHMRIIAA, from the coding sequence ATGAACTCGCGCACCATGAACCACGGCAACCTGCAGCTGTCGCTCCCGGACGGGTGGTCGGATGCGACGCGGATCGTGGCGTCGGGGCCGGTGGAGGATGGGTTCCGCAGCAGCCTGGCGTACACGACCGAGCCGCTGCGTCCGCGCGAGACGCCGCCGCAGTTCGCGCAGCGGATGCTGGGGGTGCTGAAGAGCTCCTCGGAGCAGTTCCAGCTGGTGGGCGAGCGCCCGGCCACGTTCGGGATCCTGGGCGGCTTCCTGCGCGAGTACACGCACATGGTCGGGGGCGTGAAGGTGGCGCAGCTTCAGTTCTACGTGGTGCGTGAGGGCGTGGTGCACATGTTCACGTTCACGCAGAAGGCCGAGCGCATGCAGGCCACCCGTCACGTGGCGGAGAAGCTGTTCGCCTCGGCGAGCCTGGGGGCGGCCCCGTCGGCGTCGGCTCCGGCGAGCGCGGGTGCTCCTCCGATGCGCGCCCGGCCGTCGCGGTACATCGAGCCGCGGCACATGCGCATCATCGCGGCCTGA
- a CDS encoding tyrosine recombinase XerC codes for MVQLSPLLEKFRAHLEDEKGASPHTVRNYLIDLVDFEKYLAEKMKLTLLAGSHAAIRGYLGTLAVDHAPSSRGRRLASIKSFYKYLVRQKLLPASPAKLVKSPKLPKSLPKVLPVDEVFAILDMPSLKTVLGLRDKAILEILYGGGLRISELCGLNLLDVDRSGRIVRVMGKGSKERLCPVNAQSIRALEDYLARRGELLATARPGQDPDALFLNYKGGRLTPRSIARHLDTYVVKLALARKVSPHALRHSFATHLLGGGADIRSIQELLGHASLSTTQRYTHVTVEQLQQIYDKAHPRA; via the coding sequence ATGGTGCAGCTGTCGCCGCTGCTGGAGAAGTTCCGGGCCCACCTCGAGGACGAGAAGGGCGCGTCGCCGCACACGGTGCGGAACTACCTCATCGATCTCGTCGACTTCGAGAAGTACCTGGCCGAGAAGATGAAGCTCACGCTGCTGGCGGGCTCGCACGCGGCCATTCGAGGGTACCTGGGCACGCTGGCGGTGGACCATGCGCCCTCGAGCCGTGGTCGCCGGCTGGCCAGCATCAAGTCCTTCTACAAGTACCTGGTGCGCCAGAAGCTGCTGCCGGCGAGCCCAGCGAAGCTGGTGAAGAGCCCCAAGCTGCCGAAGAGCCTGCCGAAGGTGCTCCCGGTGGACGAGGTGTTCGCCATCCTGGACATGCCATCGCTCAAGACGGTGCTGGGGCTGAGGGACAAGGCCATCCTGGAGATCCTCTACGGTGGAGGCCTGCGTATCAGCGAGCTGTGCGGGCTCAACCTGCTGGACGTGGACCGGAGTGGGCGCATCGTCCGCGTGATGGGCAAGGGCAGCAAGGAGCGGCTGTGCCCGGTCAACGCCCAGTCCATCCGCGCGCTGGAGGACTACCTGGCGCGGCGCGGAGAGCTGCTGGCCACGGCTCGGCCGGGGCAGGATCCGGACGCGCTGTTCCTCAACTACAAGGGCGGCCGGCTGACGCCGCGTAGCATCGCCCGGCACCTGGACACGTACGTGGTGAAGCTGGCCCTGGCGCGCAAGGTGAGCCCGCACGCCCTGCGTCACTCGTTCGCCACGCACCTGCTGGGCGGAGGCGCGGACATCCGGAGCATCCAGGAGCTGTTGGGCCACGCGAGCCTGTCCACGACACAGCGCTACACGCACGTCACGGTGGAGCAGCTCCAGCAGATCTACGACAAGGCCCACCCGCGGGCCTGA
- a CDS encoding CAP domain-containing protein: MVDAHNQARANARPTPKPPLPELQWSAEAAKKAESWAARCTFEHNPNRAPFGENLAAATPGAWKTADVVKDWASEAAHYNLAQNSCASGKVCGHYTQVVWRNTTHVGCAKRTCTKNSPFGKDFPTWELWVCNYAPPGNFVGQKPY; this comes from the coding sequence ATGGTCGACGCGCACAACCAGGCGCGCGCCAACGCACGCCCCACGCCCAAGCCACCCCTCCCCGAGCTCCAGTGGTCCGCCGAGGCCGCCAAGAAGGCCGAGTCCTGGGCGGCCCGCTGCACCTTCGAGCACAACCCGAACCGCGCTCCTTTCGGTGAGAACCTGGCCGCGGCGACCCCTGGCGCCTGGAAGACGGCGGACGTGGTGAAGGACTGGGCCTCGGAGGCTGCCCATTACAACCTCGCCCAGAACTCGTGCGCGAGTGGCAAGGTGTGCGGCCATTACACGCAGGTGGTCTGGCGCAACACCACGCACGTGGGCTGCGCGAAGCGCACGTGCACGAAGAACTCTCCCTTCGGGAAGGACTTTCCCACCTGGGAGCTCTGGGTCTGCAACTACGCTCCTCCGGGCAACTTCGTGGGACAGAAGCCCTACTGA
- the hslV gene encoding ATP-dependent protease subunit HslV, translating into MFHGTTILCVRREGKVVIAGDGQVSLDKTIMKNTAKKVRRIGEGNVLAGFAGSTADAFTLFERFEAKLKEHQKNLARACVELGKDWRTDRFLRRLEALLIVADRDKTFILSGAGDVIEPDHGIAAVGSGGHYALAAARALMAHTQLSAREVATHAMAIAADICVYTNSNVTYEEL; encoded by the coding sequence ATGTTCCACGGCACTACCATCCTCTGTGTCAGGCGCGAGGGAAAGGTCGTCATCGCCGGCGACGGCCAGGTCAGCCTCGACAAGACGATCATGAAGAACACCGCCAAGAAGGTGCGCCGCATCGGCGAAGGCAACGTGCTCGCCGGGTTCGCTGGCAGCACGGCGGACGCCTTCACCCTCTTCGAGCGCTTCGAGGCCAAGCTCAAGGAGCACCAGAAGAACCTGGCCCGAGCCTGCGTCGAGCTGGGAAAGGACTGGCGCACCGATCGCTTCCTGCGCCGCCTGGAGGCCCTGCTCATCGTCGCTGACCGGGACAAGACCTTCATCCTCTCCGGCGCCGGTGACGTCATCGAGCCGGACCACGGCATCGCCGCCGTGGGCAGCGGCGGGCACTACGCCCTGGCCGCCGCGCGCGCCCTCATGGCCCACACCCAGCTGTCCGCCCGAGAGGTCGCCACGCACGCGATGGCCATCGCCGCGGACATCTGCGTCTACACCAACTCGAACGTCACCTACGAAGAGCTCTAG
- the hslU gene encoding ATP-dependent protease ATPase subunit HslU, whose translation MADSRKMPAFTPREVVSELDRYIVGQNAAKRAVAIALRNRWRRQRVSDDLREEIHPKNIIMIGPTGVGKTEIARRLAKLAQAPFVKVEASKFTEVGYVGRDVESMVRDLVEAAIALVREEETEKVKPRALELAEDRLMELLSGSAPKTSSPPPFGFQPPVPPPPSRLGDHEREKLRAQLRAGTLDDQFVEIETSDSNPMFLRNFTGHGMEEVGVNLQDLFKNMPGMNRTKRRKVRVPEALQLLQQEEAGKLVDNDRVTRDALVRAESSGIIFIDEIDKIASREGGKGQGPDVSREGVQRDILPIVEGSTVNTKYGQVKTDHMLFIAAGAFHVSKPSDLIPELQGRFPIRVELEPLSGQDLIRILREPKNSLIRQYTALLATEGVQLQFTDDAVDELARIAQVANERTQNIGARRLHTVLERLLDEVSFGASEMGPKTLSIDAAYVRERLGSIVQDEDLSRYIL comes from the coding sequence GTGGCCGATTCCCGAAAGATGCCCGCCTTCACGCCCCGCGAGGTGGTCAGCGAGCTGGACCGCTACATCGTCGGGCAGAACGCCGCCAAGCGCGCGGTGGCCATCGCCCTGCGCAACCGCTGGCGCCGTCAGCGCGTCTCGGATGATCTCCGCGAGGAGATCCACCCGAAGAACATCATCATGATCGGCCCCACTGGCGTGGGGAAGACGGAGATCGCCCGGCGGCTGGCGAAGCTGGCCCAGGCGCCCTTCGTCAAGGTGGAGGCCTCCAAGTTCACCGAGGTGGGCTACGTCGGCCGCGACGTCGAGTCCATGGTGCGCGATCTCGTCGAGGCCGCCATCGCCCTGGTGCGCGAGGAGGAGACGGAGAAGGTGAAGCCGCGCGCCCTGGAGCTGGCCGAGGACCGGCTCATGGAGCTGCTCTCGGGCAGCGCGCCCAAGACTTCCTCGCCGCCGCCGTTCGGCTTCCAGCCCCCCGTGCCGCCGCCTCCGTCCCGGCTGGGCGACCACGAGCGCGAGAAGCTCCGCGCCCAGCTGCGCGCCGGCACGCTGGATGACCAGTTCGTGGAGATCGAGACGTCCGACAGCAACCCCATGTTCCTGCGCAACTTCACCGGGCACGGGATGGAGGAGGTCGGCGTCAACCTGCAGGACCTCTTCAAGAACATGCCGGGCATGAACCGCACCAAGCGTCGCAAGGTGCGCGTGCCCGAGGCCCTGCAGCTCCTCCAGCAGGAGGAGGCCGGCAAGCTGGTGGACAACGATCGCGTCACCCGAGACGCCCTGGTCCGCGCCGAGTCCAGCGGCATCATCTTCATCGACGAGATCGACAAGATCGCCAGCCGCGAGGGCGGCAAGGGCCAGGGGCCGGACGTGTCCCGCGAGGGCGTCCAGCGCGACATCCTCCCCATCGTCGAGGGCTCCACCGTCAACACCAAGTACGGCCAGGTGAAGACGGACCACATGCTCTTCATCGCCGCGGGCGCCTTCCACGTCTCCAAGCCGAGCGATCTCATCCCCGAGCTCCAGGGCCGCTTCCCCATCCGCGTGGAGCTGGAGCCGCTGAGCGGCCAGGACCTCATCCGCATCCTCCGCGAGCCGAAGAACTCCCTCATCCGCCAGTACACCGCGCTGCTGGCCACCGAGGGCGTGCAGCTCCAGTTCACCGATGACGCCGTGGACGAGCTCGCCCGCATCGCCCAGGTAGCCAACGAGCGCACCCAGAACATCGGCGCCCGGCGGCTCCACACCGTCCTGGAGCGCCTGCTGGACGAGGTGTCCTTCGGGGCCAGCGAGATGGGGCCCAAGACGCTGTCCATCGACGCCGCCTATGTCCGCGAGCGCCTGGGCTCCATCGTCCAGGACGAGGATCTCTCCCGTTACATCCTGTAG
- a CDS encoding acetylornithine transaminase: MWIEKAKAHLLQNYKQQPIVLVRGKGVRVWDADGREYLDLLGGIATCALGHCHPEVVAAAKAQLETLWHVSNVFYSEPSIELAAQLTALSGLPRAFFCNSGAEANEALIKLARKVMKDRGTPERFEIITFENSFHGRTLATVTATGQAKYQKGFEPLPAGFVHVPYGDLEAVRKAAGPSAAAILVEPIQGEGGVRAAPQGFLKALRELCDERGMLLLVDEVQTGMGRTGKPFGFQHEGIQPDAISLAKSLGNGLPIGAMLCSEAAGKSLPSGTHGSTFGGNLVAATAANVVVRYIRDPKMLSDIQEKGEYFIARGRELQARLPTLIKDVRGRGLLLGIELQQEAAPVIARCREQGLLVNAAGEKTVRFAPPYIVTREELDEGLRILERVLTPA; encoded by the coding sequence GTGTGGATCGAGAAGGCCAAGGCCCACCTGCTGCAGAACTACAAGCAGCAGCCCATCGTCCTGGTGCGCGGCAAGGGCGTGCGCGTGTGGGACGCGGACGGCCGTGAGTACCTGGATCTGCTCGGCGGCATCGCCACGTGCGCCCTCGGCCACTGCCACCCGGAGGTGGTCGCCGCCGCCAAGGCCCAGCTCGAGACGCTCTGGCACGTGTCCAACGTCTTCTACTCGGAGCCCTCCATCGAGCTGGCCGCGCAGCTCACGGCGCTCTCCGGCCTGCCGCGCGCCTTCTTCTGCAACTCGGGCGCGGAGGCCAACGAGGCCCTCATCAAGCTGGCGCGCAAGGTGATGAAGGATCGCGGCACCCCCGAGCGCTTCGAGATCATCACCTTCGAGAACTCGTTCCACGGCCGCACCCTGGCCACCGTCACCGCCACCGGCCAGGCCAAGTACCAGAAGGGCTTCGAGCCGCTGCCCGCCGGCTTCGTCCACGTCCCCTACGGAGACCTGGAGGCCGTGCGCAAGGCGGCCGGCCCCAGCGCCGCCGCCATCCTGGTGGAGCCCATCCAGGGCGAGGGTGGGGTGCGCGCCGCGCCGCAGGGCTTCCTCAAGGCCCTGCGCGAGCTGTGCGACGAGCGCGGCATGCTGCTCCTGGTGGACGAGGTGCAGACGGGCATGGGCCGCACCGGCAAGCCCTTCGGCTTCCAGCACGAGGGCATCCAGCCGGACGCCATCAGCCTGGCGAAGTCGCTCGGCAACGGGCTGCCCATCGGCGCCATGCTCTGCTCCGAGGCGGCCGGCAAGAGCCTGCCCTCCGGCACGCACGGCTCCACCTTCGGCGGCAACCTGGTGGCCGCCACCGCCGCCAACGTCGTGGTCCGCTACATCCGCGACCCGAAGATGCTCAGCGACATCCAGGAGAAGGGCGAGTACTTCATCGCCCGGGGCCGCGAGCTCCAGGCCCGGCTGCCCACCCTCATCAAGGACGTGCGCGGCCGCGGGCTGCTCCTGGGCATCGAGCTCCAGCAGGAGGCCGCTCCGGTGATCGCGCGCTGCCGCGAGCAGGGCCTGCTGGTGAACGCCGCCGGCGAGAAGACGGTGCGCTTCGCTCCGCCCTACATCGTCACCCGCGAGGAGCTGGACGAGGGCCTGCGCATCCTCGAGCGCGTGCTCACTCCCGCCTGA
- a CDS encoding J domain-containing protein, which produces MPELVDLDPARQKEIIDLEKAQEGRDYFALLGLKPGAPVEEVKQAFIEAALKYHPDRYAGLNLGTFRARIERIFRRISEAHTVLSNPEKREAYLRANPRLRGGPAPSPVPSGLEEPLLGDEERRAERQSRLSRHPYLARTHRLTELLTRGKAAFARGDFEKAFADLNQVVNLDPKNREATALLAEVRKKHDEQRSKVEMQRGMDLEKQQDLPKALESYRKASSLDPHHAEAAYRAARLAKALGMEWNEIRIHAQRAVDVSPDTVAYRLLLAQVLLDGKAGNLAKRHLEAVLKLDPKNAEATALLRKSRWPF; this is translated from the coding sequence ATGCCTGAGCTGGTGGATCTCGATCCCGCTCGTCAGAAGGAGATCATCGATCTGGAGAAGGCGCAGGAGGGCAGGGACTACTTCGCCCTCCTGGGGCTGAAGCCCGGCGCGCCCGTGGAGGAGGTGAAGCAGGCCTTCATCGAGGCGGCGCTCAAGTACCACCCCGACCGCTACGCCGGGCTGAACCTGGGCACCTTCCGGGCGCGCATCGAGCGCATCTTCCGCCGCATCTCGGAGGCGCACACCGTCCTCTCCAACCCGGAGAAGCGCGAGGCCTACCTGCGCGCCAACCCCCGCCTGCGGGGAGGGCCCGCCCCATCCCCCGTGCCCTCGGGGCTCGAGGAGCCGCTGCTCGGGGACGAGGAGCGCCGGGCCGAGCGCCAGTCACGCCTCTCGCGCCACCCCTACCTGGCGCGCACCCACCGCCTCACCGAGCTGCTGACGCGCGGCAAGGCGGCCTTCGCGCGCGGAGACTTCGAGAAGGCCTTCGCCGATCTGAACCAGGTGGTGAACCTGGACCCGAAGAACCGCGAGGCCACGGCGCTGCTGGCCGAGGTGCGCAAGAAGCACGACGAGCAGCGCTCCAAGGTGGAGATGCAGCGCGGCATGGACCTGGAGAAGCAGCAGGACCTGCCCAAGGCGCTGGAGTCCTACCGCAAGGCCTCCTCGCTGGATCCGCACCACGCGGAGGCGGCCTACCGCGCGGCCCGGCTGGCGAAGGCGCTCGGCATGGAGTGGAACGAGATCCGCATCCACGCCCAGCGCGCCGTGGACGTGTCCCCGGACACGGTGGCCTACCGGCTGCTGCTGGCCCAGGTGCTCCTGGATGGCAAGGCCGGCAACCTGGCCAAGCGCCACCTCGAGGCCGTGCTGAAGCTGGACCCGAAGAACGCCGAGGCCACCGCGCTGCTGCGCAAGTCCCGCTGGCCCTTCTGA